A DNA window from Actinokineospora baliensis contains the following coding sequences:
- a CDS encoding tetratricopeptide repeat protein: MLRTWQDITAKWRLVTDSDDGATESLAARQFAAAARTALLAGRLDEAVAGFEQAAALRAHPMDQVGIGDVLLARGRWRTAAQHYQAAAALEPDNVLAVLGLSQAMVAGRAAEGAAQELERRFGDSANPVLRYYLASTWASVGDQVRSATDDEVLVITSEVQLHQCEHAAMRILELDVEDHELRRGAERLLAEVRSGRKWQWRPEGIAVSLAVLAVSLGITLVAVGGVIGSVLVVIAGIVAGSGLLYLIVVHFRRQAWQERAAGLADRITRPGT; the protein is encoded by the coding sequence ATGCTTCGCACATGGCAGGACATCACCGCCAAGTGGCGGCTGGTGACCGACAGCGACGACGGTGCCACCGAGTCGCTCGCCGCCCGGCAGTTCGCCGCCGCGGCGCGCACCGCGCTGCTCGCCGGACGGCTCGACGAGGCCGTCGCGGGTTTCGAGCAGGCGGCCGCTCTGCGCGCGCACCCGATGGACCAGGTGGGCATCGGCGACGTGCTGCTCGCCAGGGGCCGATGGCGCACCGCGGCGCAGCACTACCAGGCCGCCGCGGCGCTCGAACCGGACAACGTGCTCGCCGTGCTCGGCCTCTCGCAGGCGATGGTCGCCGGGCGCGCCGCCGAGGGTGCGGCCCAGGAGTTGGAGCGCCGCTTCGGCGACAGCGCGAACCCGGTGCTGCGCTACTACCTCGCCAGCACCTGGGCCTCCGTCGGCGACCAGGTCCGCTCGGCCACCGACGACGAGGTGCTCGTCATCACCAGCGAAGTCCAGTTGCACCAGTGCGAACACGCCGCGATGCGCATCCTCGAACTCGACGTCGAGGACCACGAACTGCGCAGGGGAGCCGAACGCCTGCTCGCCGAGGTCCGATCCGGACGGAAGTGGCAGTGGCGCCCGGAGGGCATCGCGGTCAGCCTGGCCGTGCTGGCGGTGTCGCTGGGCATCACGCTCGTCGCCGTGGGCGGGGTCATCGGCAGCGTCCTGGTCGTCATCGCGGGCATCGTGGCCGGGAGCGGGTTGCTCTACCTGATCGTCGTCCACTTCCGACGGCAGGCGTGGCAGGAGCGCGCGGCGGGCCTGGCCGACCGGATCACCCGCCCCGGCACCTGA
- a CDS encoding glycosyltransferase family 4 protein → MNPTGDFAPAGLPVREYLLVGLVTAVLTFLLTGLVRLFAIRFGAVAYPRQRDVHVVPMPRLGGLGMYLGVCGGMLLAHQLPVLRRAFDYSFDPTAVLIGGGIIVLIGMLDDRFELDSLTKLAGQITCAGILVLYGIQWVVLWVPWGGDADGFGSVLILDQNQGGLLAILLAVTLINAINFIDGLDGLAAGVGMIAAAATAVFALHLLDLSGGDVGTYSPALIAATLAGACLGFLPHNFQPARLFMGDSGSMLIGLMLAAASTTASGRANPPIWGLSDAIALFSPLLIVAAVLFIPVLDLLLAVIRRTRRGVSPFSADKMHLHHRLLEIGHSQRRAVLLIYLWACLLAFGAVAVTIYDVSAVVWVVGVGVLVAVIISAIPRLRSR, encoded by the coding sequence GTGAACCCCACGGGCGACTTCGCTCCAGCGGGCCTGCCGGTCCGCGAGTACCTCCTGGTCGGTCTGGTCACCGCGGTGTTGACCTTCCTGCTCACCGGTTTGGTCCGCCTCTTCGCGATCAGATTCGGCGCGGTGGCCTACCCGCGCCAGCGCGACGTGCACGTGGTCCCCATGCCCCGCCTCGGCGGCCTCGGCATGTACCTGGGTGTGTGCGGCGGGATGCTGCTGGCCCACCAGCTCCCCGTGCTGCGCCGGGCCTTCGACTACTCGTTCGACCCGACCGCGGTGCTCATCGGCGGCGGCATCATCGTGCTGATCGGAATGCTCGACGACCGGTTCGAGCTGGACTCGCTGACCAAGCTCGCGGGCCAGATCACCTGCGCCGGGATCCTGGTGCTGTACGGGATCCAGTGGGTGGTGCTGTGGGTGCCGTGGGGCGGTGACGCCGACGGGTTCGGCTCGGTGCTGATCCTCGACCAGAACCAGGGCGGCCTGCTGGCCATCCTGCTCGCGGTCACCCTGATCAACGCGATCAACTTCATCGATGGCCTCGACGGCCTCGCCGCGGGCGTCGGCATGATCGCCGCCGCCGCGACCGCGGTGTTCGCCCTGCACCTGCTCGACCTCTCCGGCGGCGACGTCGGCACCTACTCGCCCGCGCTGATCGCCGCGACGCTGGCGGGCGCGTGCCTCGGCTTCCTGCCGCACAACTTCCAGCCCGCGCGGCTGTTCATGGGCGACTCCGGCTCGATGCTCATCGGCCTGATGCTCGCCGCCGCCAGCACCACCGCGTCGGGTCGGGCCAACCCGCCGATCTGGGGCCTGTCGGACGCGATCGCGCTGTTCTCGCCGCTGCTGATCGTGGCCGCTGTGCTGTTCATCCCGGTGCTGGACCTGCTGCTCGCCGTGATCCGCCGCACCAGGCGCGGGGTCAGCCCGTTCTCCGCGGACAAGATGCACCTGCACCACCGGCTGCTGGAGATCGGCCACTCGCAGCGCCGCGCGGTGCTGTTGATCTACTTGTGGGCCTGCCTGCTCGCCTTCGGCGCGGTCGCGGTGACCATCTACGACGTGTCCGCGGTGGTCTGGGTGGTCGGCGTCGGCGTCCTGGTCGCGGTGATCATCTCCGCCATCCCTAGACTGAGGTCACGATGA
- the atpD gene encoding F0F1 ATP synthase subunit beta, producing the protein MTAIQEPGTKNAVGRVVRVIGPVVDVEFPRGAVPELYNALKVEVELESLRKTITLEVAQHLGDNLVRCISMAPQDGLVRGAPVTDTGEAISVPVGDAVKGHVFNALGECLDKPGHAADAERWRIHRRPPAFDQLEGKTKVLETGVKVIDLLTPYVEGGKIGLFGGAGVGKTVLIQEMITRIARNFGGTSVFAGVGERTREGTDLFLEMEEMGVLPDTALVFGQMDEPPGTRMRVALSALTMAEYFRDVQNQDVLLFIDNIFRFTQAGSEVSTLLGRMPSAVGYQPTLADEMGELQERITSTRGRSITSMQAIYVPADDYTDPAPATTFAHLDATTELSRPISQKGIYPAVDPLTSSSRILDPAVVGDEHYRVAQEVKRILQKYKELQDIIAILGMDELSEEDKVTVNRARRIERFLSQNFFVAQKFTGEEGSFVKVSDTIEAFDRVAKGEYDHVPEQAFLSIGGLDDLERKYQALTKK; encoded by the coding sequence ATGACTGCCATTCAGGAACCAGGCACCAAGAACGCGGTCGGTCGCGTCGTCCGGGTGATCGGCCCCGTCGTCGACGTGGAGTTCCCGCGCGGCGCGGTGCCCGAGCTCTACAACGCGCTCAAGGTCGAGGTCGAGCTCGAGTCGCTGCGCAAGACCATCACCCTCGAGGTCGCCCAGCACCTGGGTGACAACCTGGTGCGCTGCATCTCCATGGCGCCCCAGGACGGCCTGGTGCGCGGCGCGCCGGTCACCGACACCGGCGAGGCCATCTCGGTGCCGGTCGGCGACGCGGTCAAGGGCCACGTGTTCAACGCCCTCGGCGAGTGCCTGGACAAGCCGGGCCACGCCGCGGACGCCGAGCGCTGGCGCATCCACCGCCGCCCCCCGGCCTTCGACCAGCTCGAGGGCAAGACCAAGGTCCTCGAGACCGGCGTGAAGGTCATCGACCTGCTCACCCCGTACGTCGAGGGCGGCAAGATCGGTCTGTTCGGCGGCGCGGGCGTCGGCAAGACGGTGCTCATCCAGGAGATGATCACCCGTATCGCCCGCAACTTCGGTGGCACCTCGGTGTTCGCCGGTGTGGGTGAGCGCACCCGCGAGGGCACCGACCTCTTCCTCGAGATGGAGGAGATGGGCGTTCTCCCCGACACCGCGCTGGTGTTCGGCCAGATGGACGAGCCGCCGGGCACCCGCATGCGCGTCGCCCTGTCCGCGCTGACCATGGCGGAGTACTTCCGCGATGTGCAGAACCAGGACGTGCTGCTGTTCATCGACAACATCTTCCGGTTCACCCAGGCCGGTTCCGAGGTGTCGACCCTGCTGGGCCGCATGCCTTCGGCCGTGGGTTACCAGCCGACGCTGGCCGACGAGATGGGCGAGCTGCAGGAGCGCATCACCTCGACGCGCGGTCGCTCGATCACCTCGATGCAGGCGATCTACGTGCCCGCCGACGACTACACCGACCCGGCCCCGGCGACCACCTTCGCCCACCTGGACGCGACGACGGAGCTCTCCCGTCCGATCTCCCAGAAGGGCATCTACCCGGCGGTCGACCCGCTGACCTCGTCCTCCCGCATCCTCGACCCGGCCGTGGTCGGCGACGAGCACTACCGGGTGGCGCAGGAGGTCAAGCGGATCCTGCAGAAGTACAAGGAGCTGCAGGACATCATCGCCATCCTCGGCATGGACGAGCTGTCCGAAGAGGACAAGGTGACGGTGAACCGGGCCCGGCGCATCGAGCGCTTCCTGTCCCAGAACTTCTTCGTCGCGCAGAAGTTCACCGGCGAGGAGGGCTCGTTCGTCAAGGTGTCCGACACCATCGAGGCGTTCGACCGCGTCGCCAAGGGCGAGTACGACCACGTGCCGGAGCAGGCCTTCCTCTCCATCGGTGGTCTCGACGACCTGGAGCGCAAGTACCAGGCGCTCACCAAGAAGTGA
- a CDS encoding SigE family RNA polymerase sigma factor has protein sequence MSTIRPDSEFADFVAHRSTALLRTAYLLCAGDRAAAEDLLQDVLERVYGKHRRIRGDLEPYVRAALANASANRWRTRSRRVAEAPLERAGEPGIGGHEGAVVDRDRVARALGALPARMRAVLVLRFFDDLSEADTAAALGVSPGTVKSQTARGVARLRELLTEHDMTRG, from the coding sequence GTGAGCACGATCAGACCGGACAGCGAGTTCGCCGACTTCGTCGCGCACCGGTCCACCGCACTGCTGCGCACCGCGTACCTGCTCTGCGCCGGTGACCGGGCCGCCGCCGAAGACCTGCTCCAGGACGTCCTGGAACGGGTCTACGGCAAGCACCGCCGGATCCGCGGCGACCTGGAGCCCTACGTGCGGGCCGCGCTGGCCAACGCCTCTGCCAACCGGTGGCGGACGCGGTCCCGCCGGGTGGCCGAGGCGCCGCTGGAGCGGGCCGGTGAGCCGGGTATCGGCGGGCACGAGGGCGCGGTGGTCGACCGGGACCGGGTGGCCAGGGCCCTGGGGGCGCTGCCTGCGCGGATGCGGGCGGTACTGGTGCTGCGCTTCTTCGACGACCTGTCGGAGGCCGACACCGCGGCGGCACTGGGGGTGTCGCCGGGGACGGTCAAGAGCCAGACGGCCAGGGGCGTCGCGCGACTGCGCGAACTGCTCACCGAACACGACATGACGAGGGGTTGA
- a CDS encoding F0F1 ATP synthase subunit epsilon, which translates to MAEMSVQLVAVERRLWSGTGTFVVAQTTEGEIGIMPGHEPVLGQLVHGGVVKIETTDGETIVAAVYGGFLSVTADAVSILAESAELSHEIDVDKARAELTTQDPEQRDRAAASLRAAGQSA; encoded by the coding sequence GTGGCTGAGATGTCGGTCCAACTGGTCGCCGTGGAACGACGCCTGTGGTCGGGCACCGGCACCTTCGTCGTCGCGCAGACCACCGAGGGCGAGATCGGGATCATGCCCGGTCACGAGCCGGTGCTGGGGCAGCTCGTGCACGGCGGCGTCGTGAAGATCGAGACCACCGACGGCGAGACGATCGTGGCCGCGGTCTACGGCGGTTTCCTCTCGGTCACCGCAGACGCGGTCAGCATCCTCGCCGAGTCCGCCGAGCTCTCCCACGAGATCGACGTCGACAAGGCCCGCGCCGAGCTGACCACCCAGGACCCCGAGCAGCGCGACCGAGCGGCGGCCAGCCTCCGCGCCGCGGGCCAGTCCGCCTGA
- the atpB gene encoding F0F1 ATP synthase subunit A: MGRLVLAEGDKFAPPGVKDFFLPPIFGEVTKPMVLMVLSIVIVSAFFLITSRNLKIVPSRWQFAAESVYDFGRNNIARDQIGSKEFKPFVPLILTLFTFILVNNLFGIIPIIQFPTMSRIGFPLALALLVVYPVYHFVGIKKFGFGRYLKNQLLPPGVPKPVYILLTPIELFLKFFMDPITLAIRVFAAMFAGHLILLVFTLGGEYLLLHAAAPLKPVSLVAWAMAIAMTFLEAFIQVLQAYIFALLAASFIGRALAEDH, encoded by the coding sequence GTGGGCAGGCTGGTGCTGGCCGAGGGTGACAAGTTCGCACCCCCCGGAGTCAAGGACTTTTTCCTCCCGCCGATCTTCGGCGAAGTCACCAAGCCGATGGTGTTGATGGTCCTGTCCATCGTCATCGTCTCGGCGTTCTTCCTGATCACCTCGCGCAACCTCAAGATCGTCCCGAGCCGCTGGCAGTTCGCCGCGGAGTCGGTGTACGACTTCGGCCGCAACAACATCGCGCGCGACCAGATCGGTTCGAAGGAGTTCAAGCCCTTCGTACCCCTGATTCTCACGCTGTTCACCTTCATCCTGGTGAACAACCTGTTCGGGATCATCCCGATCATCCAGTTCCCGACGATGTCGCGCATCGGGTTCCCGCTCGCGCTCGCGCTGCTGGTGGTCTACCCGGTCTACCACTTCGTCGGCATCAAGAAGTTCGGCTTCGGCCGCTACCTGAAGAACCAGCTGCTGCCGCCCGGGGTCCCCAAGCCGGTCTACATCCTGCTGACCCCGATCGAGCTGTTCCTGAAGTTCTTCATGGACCCGATCACGCTGGCGATCCGGGTGTTCGCCGCGATGTTCGCCGGTCACCTCATCCTGCTGGTGTTCACCCTGGGTGGTGAGTACCTGCTGCTGCACGCCGCCGCGCCGCTCAAGCCGGTGTCGTTGGTCGCCTGGGCGATGGCCATCGCGATGACCTTCCTCGAGGCCTTCATCCAGGTCCTGCAGGCCTACATCTTCGCGCTGCTCGCCGCGAGCTTCATCGGTCGCGCGCTCGCCGAAGACCACTAG
- a CDS encoding F0F1 ATP synthase subunit B, translated as MVKSAAVLFLAEDKPSPVMPHMAEVILGLVAFLLLLFVISKFVAPRFEKLYTERTEKIQGGIEKAEAAQKEAEAALQQYKAQLAEARAESARIRDDARAEAEQIKEELRAQAQAESARIVAQGQAQLEAQRAQIVAELRAELGRQAVELASRIVGESLEDEARRRGTVDRFLADLDTVSAPAKR; from the coding sequence GTGGTGAAGTCAGCCGCAGTGCTTTTCCTCGCCGAGGACAAGCCAAGCCCGGTCATGCCGCACATGGCCGAGGTCATCCTCGGTCTGGTGGCCTTCCTGCTGCTGCTGTTCGTGATCTCGAAGTTCGTCGCGCCCCGGTTCGAGAAGCTCTACACCGAGCGGACCGAGAAGATCCAGGGCGGGATCGAGAAGGCCGAGGCCGCGCAGAAGGAAGCCGAAGCCGCGCTGCAGCAGTACAAGGCGCAGCTGGCTGAGGCGCGGGCGGAGTCGGCGCGCATCCGCGACGACGCCAGGGCCGAGGCCGAGCAGATCAAGGAAGAGCTGCGCGCCCAGGCGCAGGCCGAGTCCGCGCGGATCGTCGCGCAGGGCCAGGCCCAGCTGGAGGCCCAGCGGGCCCAGATCGTCGCCGAGCTGCGCGCCGAACTGGGGCGCCAGGCCGTCGAGCTGGCCAGCCGCATCGTGGGTGAGTCCCTGGAGGACGAGGCCCGCCGCCGCGGCACGGTCGACCGGTTCCTGGCCGACCTCGACACGGTCTCCGCACCGGCGAAGCGCTAG
- a CDS encoding F0F1 ATP synthase subunit gamma, producing the protein MAQLREIRQRIKSAQSFKKIFKAQELIATSRISKAQARVAAAKPYADEITSVLTALATGATTLDSPLLTPREKYRRAAVLVVTSDRGLCGGYNANALRRAEELVTLLREQGKQPVVYVIGRKGLNFYKFRQRDVKASWTGFSERPSYTDAVAASEALIQAFLHGADDVEDKPGVDGVLGVDELHIVYTEFNSMLSQKPVAVRIAPLEIEYIETPVGLTSSYEFEPSAETLLGNLLPKYINTRIFAALLESAASESAARRTAMKSATDNADELVKSFTRVANQVRQAQITQEISEIVGGVEALAAAGSDD; encoded by the coding sequence ATGGCACAGCTTCGCGAGATCCGGCAGCGGATCAAGTCGGCCCAGTCGTTCAAGAAGATCTTCAAGGCGCAGGAGCTGATCGCGACCTCGCGGATCAGCAAGGCGCAGGCCAGGGTGGCCGCGGCCAAGCCGTACGCCGATGAGATCACCTCGGTGCTCACCGCGTTGGCGACCGGCGCGACCACGCTCGACTCGCCCCTGCTGACCCCGCGCGAGAAGTACCGGCGCGCGGCGGTGCTCGTGGTGACCTCGGACCGCGGACTGTGCGGTGGCTACAACGCCAACGCGCTGCGGCGGGCCGAGGAACTGGTCACGCTGCTGCGTGAGCAGGGCAAGCAGCCGGTGGTCTACGTCATCGGCCGCAAGGGGCTCAACTTCTACAAGTTCCGCCAGCGGGACGTGAAGGCGAGCTGGACCGGCTTCTCCGAGCGGCCCTCCTACACCGACGCGGTCGCCGCCAGCGAGGCGCTCATCCAGGCCTTCCTGCACGGCGCCGACGACGTCGAGGACAAGCCCGGCGTGGACGGGGTGCTCGGCGTCGACGAGTTGCACATCGTCTACACCGAGTTCAACTCGATGCTCTCGCAGAAGCCGGTCGCGGTGCGCATCGCCCCGCTGGAGATCGAGTACATCGAGACCCCGGTGGGCCTGACCTCGTCCTACGAGTTCGAGCCGAGCGCGGAGACGCTGCTGGGCAACCTGCTCCCGAAGTACATCAACACCCGCATCTTCGCGGCACTGCTGGAGTCGGCCGCGTCCGAGTCCGCTGCCCGCCGCACGGCGATGAAGTCCGCCACGGACAACGCCGACGAGCTCGTCAAGAGCTTCACCCGTGTCGCCAACCAGGTCCGCCAGGCGCAGATCACCCAGGAGATCAGCGAGATCGTCGGTGGCGTCGAGGCGCTCGCTGCCGCAGGAAGTGATGACTAA
- a CDS encoding F0F1 ATP synthase subunit delta translates to MTSTVTTALHAASREALAAVELTLLDVLEATPAGAAALGGELFAVVGLLDREVGLRRTLADSSTAPSARARLVTELLTGKVSADTVTVLTTAASARWSSPRELVDGLESLAVTALLVGAERAGRLDSVEDELFRLGRILADHGELEQVLSNRTGDPVGKLELIRGLIGSKVDATTETLVQNLVGRPRGRQLVSGLEALAAEAAKRRERSVAHVVSAGALSAEQQERLSATLQRIYSRPIALHLEIDPTIGGGLVVRVGDEVIDGSTSGRLDALRRRFS, encoded by the coding sequence ATGACCTCAACTGTGACCACCGCGCTGCACGCCGCCAGCCGGGAGGCCCTCGCGGCCGTCGAGCTGACCCTGCTCGACGTGCTGGAGGCCACCCCGGCGGGCGCGGCGGCGCTGGGCGGCGAGCTGTTCGCCGTCGTCGGGCTGCTCGACCGCGAGGTCGGCCTGCGCCGCACGCTGGCCGACTCCTCGACCGCCCCGAGTGCCAGGGCCCGCCTGGTCACCGAGCTGCTCACCGGCAAGGTGTCCGCGGACACCGTCACGGTGCTCACCACCGCGGCCTCGGCCCGCTGGTCGAGCCCCCGTGAGCTGGTCGACGGCCTGGAGTCGCTCGCGGTCACCGCCCTGCTGGTCGGGGCCGAGCGCGCGGGACGCCTCGACTCCGTCGAGGACGAGCTGTTCCGGCTCGGCCGGATCCTGGCCGACCACGGCGAGCTCGAGCAGGTGCTCAGCAACCGCACCGGTGACCCGGTCGGCAAGCTCGAGCTCATCCGCGGTCTGATCGGGTCCAAGGTGGACGCCACGACCGAGACCCTGGTGCAGAACCTGGTCGGCCGCCCCCGCGGTCGCCAGTTGGTGTCGGGTTTGGAGGCGCTGGCCGCCGAGGCGGCGAAGCGCCGGGAGCGCTCGGTGGCGCACGTGGTCTCCGCGGGCGCGCTCTCCGCCGAGCAGCAGGAGCGCCTGTCGGCGACCCTGCAGCGGATCTACTCGCGGCCCATCGCGCTGCACCTGGAGATCGACCCCACCATCGGTGGCGGTCTGGTCGTCCGGGTCGGCGACGAGGTCATCGACGGCAGCACCTCAGGACGGCTCGACGCGCTGCGTCGTCGGTTCTCCTGA
- the atpA gene encoding F0F1 ATP synthase subunit alpha, whose protein sequence is MAELTISSDEIRSAIENYVSSYSPDVNREEVGTVSDTGDGIAHVEGLPSAMANELLEFPGGIVGVALNLDARELGVAILGDYDKIEEGQEVKRTGKVLSVPVGDAFLGRVIDPLGNPIDGLGDIAASGERVLELQAATVVQRQPVEEPLQTGIKAIDSMTPIGRGQRQLIIGDRKTGKTAVCVDTIINQKKAWDTGDPKQQVRCIYVAVGQKGSTIAGVKTALEDAGALEYTTIVAAPASDSAGFKWLAPYTGSAIGQDWMYQGKHVLIIFDDLTKQAEAYRAISLLLRRPPGREAYPGDVFYLHSRLLERCAKLSDELGGGSMTGLPIIETKANDISAYIPTNVISITDGQCFLESDLFNAGQRPAVNVGTSVSRVGGAAQTKAMKSISGTLRLELAQFRELEAFAAFASDLDATSKAQLERGTRMMELLKQGQYQPLPVEEQIVSIYVGTKGFLDSLAVADVRRFESELHEHLRHRHAGVLEEIRISGKFSPENEERLVAAVTAFKDSFTAGSGSVTDAPASALDANEVGQETVKVNKSAPAE, encoded by the coding sequence ATGGCGGAGCTGACGATCTCGTCGGACGAGATCCGCAGTGCGATCGAAAACTACGTCTCCAGCTACTCCCCGGACGTCAACCGGGAAGAGGTCGGAACGGTTTCCGACACCGGCGACGGCATCGCCCACGTGGAGGGCCTGCCCTCGGCCATGGCCAACGAGCTGCTGGAGTTCCCCGGCGGCATCGTCGGCGTGGCGCTGAACCTCGACGCGCGCGAGCTCGGTGTGGCCATCCTCGGTGACTACGACAAGATCGAGGAGGGCCAGGAGGTCAAGCGGACCGGCAAGGTCCTCTCGGTCCCCGTCGGCGACGCGTTCCTCGGCCGGGTCATCGACCCGCTGGGCAACCCGATCGACGGCCTCGGCGACATCGCGGCCTCCGGTGAGCGCGTGCTGGAGCTGCAGGCGGCCACCGTGGTGCAGCGCCAGCCGGTCGAGGAGCCGCTGCAGACCGGCATCAAGGCCATCGACTCGATGACCCCGATCGGCCGCGGCCAGCGCCAGCTGATCATCGGCGACCGCAAGACCGGCAAGACCGCGGTCTGCGTCGACACGATCATCAACCAGAAGAAGGCCTGGGACACCGGCGACCCGAAGCAGCAGGTCCGCTGCATCTACGTCGCGGTCGGCCAGAAGGGCTCCACCATCGCGGGCGTCAAGACCGCGCTGGAGGACGCAGGCGCGCTGGAGTACACCACCATCGTCGCCGCCCCGGCTTCGGACTCCGCTGGCTTCAAGTGGCTGGCCCCCTACACCGGCTCGGCCATCGGCCAGGACTGGATGTACCAGGGCAAGCACGTCCTGATCATCTTCGACGACCTGACCAAGCAGGCCGAGGCCTACCGCGCGATCTCGCTGCTGCTGCGCCGCCCGCCGGGCCGCGAGGCCTACCCCGGCGACGTCTTCTACTTGCACTCCCGCCTGCTGGAGCGCTGCGCGAAGCTCTCCGACGAGCTCGGTGGCGGCTCGATGACCGGTCTGCCGATCATCGAGACCAAGGCGAACGACATCTCCGCCTACATCCCCACCAACGTCATCTCCATCACCGACGGCCAGTGCTTCCTGGAGTCGGACCTGTTCAACGCCGGTCAGCGCCCGGCGGTCAACGTCGGTACCTCCGTCTCCCGGGTGGGTGGCGCCGCGCAGACCAAGGCGATGAAGTCGATCTCCGGCACCCTGCGCCTCGAGCTGGCCCAGTTCCGCGAGCTGGAGGCGTTCGCGGCCTTCGCCTCCGACCTGGACGCCACCTCGAAGGCGCAGCTGGAGCGCGGCACCCGGATGATGGAGCTGCTCAAGCAGGGCCAGTACCAGCCGCTGCCGGTCGAGGAGCAGATCGTCTCGATCTACGTCGGCACCAAGGGCTTCCTTGACTCCCTCGCCGTGGCCGACGTGCGCCGCTTCGAGTCGGAGCTGCACGAGCACCTGCGCCACCGGCACGCCGGTGTGCTGGAGGAGATCCGGATCTCCGGCAAGTTCTCCCCGGAGAACGAGGAGCGCCTCGTCGCCGCCGTCACCGCGTTCAAGGACTCGTTCACCGCGGGCTCCGGCTCGGTGACCGACGCCCCGGCCAGCGCGCTCGACGCCAACGAGGTGGGCCAGGAGACCGTCAAGGTCAACAAGTCCGCCCCGGCGGAGTAG
- a CDS encoding L-threonylcarbamoyladenylate synthase, which produces MTVFDCGERGQREDGLGAAASAVRSGRLVVIPTDTVYGIGCDAFSSTAVAGLLAAKNRGPDMPVGVLVGSWTTIDGLVLSVPHTARTLVEAFWPGDLSIVLPHAPSLNWDLGNTGGTVMLRMPLHPVAIELLREVGPMAVSSANRSGQPPASTAQEAVDQFGDLVGIYLDGGPSGDPVPSTIVDLTGDEPLVLREGAVSVAAVREALGTEVRTAR; this is translated from the coding sequence GTGACGGTCTTCGACTGTGGTGAACGCGGTCAGCGCGAGGACGGCCTCGGTGCCGCCGCCAGCGCGGTCCGCTCCGGCAGGCTCGTGGTGATCCCGACCGACACCGTGTACGGCATCGGGTGCGACGCCTTCTCCTCGACCGCGGTGGCCGGTCTGCTCGCGGCCAAGAACCGCGGCCCGGACATGCCGGTCGGGGTGCTCGTCGGCTCGTGGACCACCATCGACGGCCTGGTGCTGTCGGTGCCGCACACCGCGCGCACCCTGGTCGAGGCGTTCTGGCCGGGTGACCTGTCGATCGTGCTGCCGCACGCGCCGTCGCTGAACTGGGACCTCGGCAACACCGGGGGTACCGTGATGCTGCGGATGCCGCTGCACCCGGTGGCCATCGAGCTGCTGCGCGAGGTCGGGCCGATGGCCGTCTCCAGCGCCAACCGCTCCGGGCAGCCGCCCGCGTCCACCGCCCAGGAGGCCGTGGACCAGTTCGGCGACCTGGTCGGGATCTACCTCGACGGCGGCCCGTCCGGCGACCCGGTTCCGTCCACGATCGTGGACCTCACCGGCGACGAACCCCTGGTGCTGCGCGAGGGCGCGGTCAGCGTGGCCGCGGTCCGCGAAGCGCTGGGCACCGAGGTCCGCACCGCAAGGTAG
- a CDS encoding DUF2550 domain-containing protein: MDVSLLVVALLAVILLVLLLLVSRRVRLLRAGGIHVALRTRVDESGKGWAWGVGRYHGDEFAWFRAISLRAGPDQVLRREGLEIAARREPDHGETPNLPAGSRVLRFEPPGGLPPVEVAMGPDALTGFLSWMESAPPGSRLPWAS, translated from the coding sequence GTGGACGTGAGCTTGCTCGTCGTCGCGCTCTTGGCCGTCATCCTGCTCGTGCTGCTGTTGTTGGTGAGCCGCCGCGTCCGCCTACTGCGGGCGGGCGGCATCCACGTAGCCCTCCGCACCCGCGTCGACGAGTCCGGCAAGGGCTGGGCCTGGGGCGTAGGCCGCTACCACGGCGACGAGTTCGCCTGGTTCCGCGCGATCAGCCTGCGGGCTGGTCCCGACCAGGTGCTCCGCCGGGAGGGCCTGGAAATCGCCGCCCGCCGCGAACCAGACCACGGCGAGACGCCGAACCTGCCCGCGGGCTCCCGGGTGCTCCGGTTCGAGCCGCCTGGTGGTTTGCCGCCGGTGGAGGTGGCGATGGGCCCGGACGCGTTGACGGGCTTCCTGTCGTGGATGGAGAGCGCCCCTCCCGGTAGCCGCCTCCCGTGGGCTAGCTGA
- a CDS encoding ATP F0F1 synthase subunit C, which yields MSSVLLAQEVATTAGINPGLAAIGYGLGAIGPGIGVGLIWAAVINGTARQPEAQGKLMGIAWTTFVLVEVLALIGLVVYFIASGG from the coding sequence GTGAGCAGTGTTCTCCTCGCTCAGGAAGTCGCGACGACCGCGGGCATCAACCCGGGTCTCGCCGCCATCGGCTACGGCCTCGGCGCGATCGGCCCCGGCATCGGCGTGGGTCTGATCTGGGCCGCGGTCATCAACGGCACCGCCCGCCAGCCGGAGGCCCAGGGCAAGCTCATGGGCATCGCCTGGACGACCTTCGTGCTCGTCGAGGTCCTCGCGCTGATCGGCCTGGTCGTCTACTTCATCGCCTCCGGCGGCTGA